In Carassius carassius chromosome 5, fCarCar2.1, whole genome shotgun sequence, one genomic interval encodes:
- the pheta1 gene encoding sesquipedalian-1, giving the protein MKLNEKSVAHYATCNSPPDKTGFLFKKGERNTAYHRRWFILKGNMLFYFEERESREPIGVIVLEGCTVELCESESEEFAFAVKFDCVKARVYKMAAENQPAMESWVKALSRASFDYMRLVVKELERQLEEVQEEARSSQTKNKLKKHQPQVQGATSSPPSTFSLQNAEITGPSQEGVSSRENGVSWSKPTSLPNGVSEGCVWEGDCCGRGDGVKPPPVPPRRKPSSGSPESPVSPGTGCFSKLHDWYGQEVAELRTEWLQSQ; this is encoded by the coding sequence ATGAAGTTGAATGAGAAGAGCGTGGCGCATTATGCCACATGCAACTCTCCTCCAGACAAGACAGGCTTCCTCTTTAAGAAAGGGGAACGGAACACGGCCTACCACCGCCGCTGGTTTATTCTTAAGGGTAACATGCTGTTCTACTTCGAGGAGAGGGAAAGCCGAGAGCCGATTGGCGTCATCGTCCTGGAAGGCTGTACGGTGGAGCTCTGCGAGTCTGAATCCGAAGAGTTTGCCTTCGCTGTTAAATTCGACTGTGTCAAAGCGAGGGTCTACAAGATGGCCGCGGAGAATCAGCCTGCTATGGAATCGTGGGTCAAGGCTCTGTCCCGGGCGAGTTTCGACTACATGCGGCTGGTCGTGAAGGAGCTGGAGAGGCAGCTGGAGGAGGTACAAGAAGAAGCCAGATCTTCACAAACCAAAAACAAGCTGAAGAAGCACCAGCCGCAAGTGCAAGGAGCAACAAGCTCCCCCCCCTCAACCTTTTCACTACAGAATGCCGAAATTACAGGGCCTTCGCAGGAAGGGGTGTCTAGCAGAGAAAACGGGGTGTCTTGGAGTAAACCCACCAGCTTGCCAAACGGTGTCAGCGAGGGCTGCGTCTGGGAAGGGGACTGTTGTGGGAGGGGGGATGGAGTCAAACCACCCCCGGTACCTCCGCGGAGGAAACCCAGCAGTGGGTCACCCGAGAGCCCTGTTTCACCCGGCACAGGCTGCTTCTCCAAACTACACGACTGGTACGGCCAAGAGGTGGCTGAACTGAGAACAGAATGGCTGCAGAGCCAGTGA
- the ddr2l gene encoding discoidin domain-containing receptor 2 has product MLLYLLLTISLTNVNGQIDPAHCRYPLGLEDGRIKNDDITASSQWYETTGPQYARLNREEGDGAWCPAGQLQPSDVQYLQLDLRQLIFLTVVATQGRYARNSGNEFARKYRLEYSRDGHRWISWRNRFGSETIMGNINTYDSVVRDLHPPIITRFLRLIPVTDAVHTVCMRVELFGCAWQDGLTAYSSPEGQTMMALGYPITPLNDSTYDGALERRKLSGGLGQLTDGVIGQDDFVQRRLDRLWPGYDYVGWRNNSLGPGYVEMEFQFDRQRNFTSMKVHSNNMFSRGVKIFASVSCVFKLHLISEWEAELVEFHTVLDDRNPSARYVTVPLKHRSATALRCRFYFADTWMMFSEISFQSATNVLPTQKPPVLTPPSYEVNSKVPQTTQKTEDQTTAKPLKPGSPEEASTSILIGCLVTIILLLVVIIFLILWCQYVCKVLEKAPRRILKEEVTVRLSSSSDTIILQTPPVPPRISLDPPYERIFLLDPQYQDPAALRSKLPELSQSAEASACSGGYAEPDVTLCTPHQCFQSSVPHYAETDIISLQGVTGSNMYAVPALTVDSLTRKDISVAEFPRERLLFREKLGEGQFGEVHLCEAEGLAEFLGECAVLPEQNGRPVLVAVKQLRADATSTARNDFLKEIKIMSRLNNPNIIQLLCVCVSSDPLCMVTEYMENGDLNMFLSQREIESTLTHANNIPSVSLADLLHMSVQISSGMKYLASLNFVHRDLATRNCLLDRHLTIKISDFGMSRNLYSSDYYRIQGRAVLPIRWMAWESILLGKFTTANDVWAFGITLWEIFTLCKEQPYSLLSDEQVIENTGEFFRNQGRQIFLSAPPLCPSSLFELMMRCWSRDIADRPTFHRLYQALRTFAPHS; this is encoded by the exons ATGCTGCTTTATCTGCTGCTGACCATCTCACTAACAAACGTCAATGGCCAGATAGACCCAG CTCACTGTCGTTATCCTCTCGGATTGGAGGATGGGAGGATCAAAAACGATGACATCACTGCCTCCAGCCAGTGGTACGAAACCACAGGCCCTCAGTACGCAAG GTTAAACCGTGAGGAGGGGGACGGCGCCTGGTGTCCTGCTGGTCAACTGCAGCCCTCAGATGTTCAGTATCTTCAGCTTGACCTACGTCAGCTCATCTTTCTCACCGTCGTCGCTACACAGGGTCGCTACGCACGCAACTCAGGCAACGAGTTTGCACGCAAATACCGTCTGGAGTACAGTCGCGATGGACACCGCTGGATCTCCTGGAGAAACCGCTTTGGTAGCGAG ACTATAATGGGCAATATAAACACCTATGACTCTGTGGTGCGAGACCTTCACCCTCCCATCATTACTCGATTCTTACGTTTGATTCCCGTCACCGATGCCGTACACACTGTGTGTATGAGAGTAGAGCTTTTTGGATGCGCCTGGCAGG ATGGCCTGACGGCGTACAGCTCTCCAGAGGGCCAGACCATGATGGCTCTTGGTTATCCCATCACACCTCTCAACGACTCCACGTACGACGGGGCCCTGGAACGCAG GAAGCTGTCTGGGGGTCTGGGTCAGCTGACAGATGGGGTGATTGGTCAGGATGACTTTGTACAGAGAAGACTGGACCGCTTGTGGCCCGGATATGACTACGTGGGCTGGAGGAACAACAGCTTGGGCCCTGGATATGTAGAGATGGAGTTCCAGTTTGACAGACAGAGAAACTTCACTTCTATGAAG GTTCACAGTAATAACATGTTCTCTCGGGGCGTGAAGATCTTCGCATCCGTGTCCTGTGTCTTTAAGCTGCACCTCATTTCGGAGTGGGAAGCAGAACTGGTGGAGTTTCACACCGTTCTAGATGACCGGAACCCGAGCGCTCGCTATGTGACTGTCCCGTTAAAGCACAGATCGGCCACGGCGCTGCGCTGCCGCTTCTACTTTGCTGACACTTGGATGATGTTCAGCGAGATCTCGTTTCAGTCTG CAACTAATGTGCTTCCCACCCAGAAGCCCCCAGTATTGACCCCTCCTTCATATGAGGTTAACAGCAAAGTACCACAAACTACACAAAAAACAG AAGACCAGACGACAGCAAAACCATTAAAACCAGGCTCTCCTGAAGAGGCCAGTACatcgattctgattggctgtctggTGACTATTATTCTTCTACTAGTGGTGATCATCTTCCTGATTCTGTGGTGCCAATATGTGTGCAAAGTCCTGGAGAAG gCTCCGAGGCGAATTTTGAAGGAGGAGGTGACAGTGCGTTTGTCCTCTAGCAGTGACACTATAATTCTGCAGACTCCTCCTGTGCCCCCGCGCATCTCCCTCGACCCGCCCTACGAGAGGATCTTCCTGCTGGACCCCCAGTATCAGGATCCCGCTGCGCTCAGGAGCAAACTTCCCGAGCTGTCGCAGAGTGCAGAAGCTTCTG CCTGTAGCGGAGGATACGCCGAACCTGACGTGACCCTGTGCACCCCACACCAGTGTTTTCAGAGCAGCGTCCCACACTACGCTGAAACCGACATCATCAGCCTGCAGGGGGTCACCGGCAGCAACATGTACGCCGTTCCGGCACTTACCGTAGATTCCCTGACGCGGAAGGACATCTCCGTGGCCGAGTTCCCACGAGAGAGACTGCTGTTCAGAGAGAAACTGGGAGAAGGCCAGTTTGGTGAG GTGCATTTGTGTGAGGCGGAGGGTTTGGCTGAATTTCTGGGAGAGTGTGCAGTGTTACCGGAGCAGAACGGCAGGCCGGTGCTAGTAGCAGTTAAACAACTCCGAGCAGATGCCACCAGCACTGCCAG AAATGACTTCCTGAAGGAGATAAAGATCATGTCGCGTCTGAATAACCCAAACATCATCCAGCTGCTGTGCGTGTGCGTGAGCTCCGACCCGCTCTGCATGGTGACCGAGTACATGGAGAACGGAGACCTCAACATGTTCCTGTctcagagagagatagagagcacTCTCACGCATGCCAACAACATTCCGTCTGTCAG CCTTGCTGACCTGTTGCACATGTCGGTGCAGATCTCTTCTGGGATGAAGTACCTGGCTTCTCTGAATTTTGTGCATCGTGATCTGGCCACACGGAACTGCCTCCTGGACCGCCACCTCACCATAAAGATCTCTGATTTCGGCATGAGCAGAAACTTGTACAGTAGTGATTACTATCGTATACAGGGGCGCGCTGTGCTGCCTATACGCTGGATGGCCTGGGAGAGCATCTTACTG gggaAGTTCACAACAGCTAATGATGTGTGGGCATTTGGAATAACCCTGTGGGAGATCTTCACTTTATGTAAGGAGCAGCCCTACAGCCTGCTGTCTGATGAACAGGTCATCGAGAACACCGGCGAATTCTTCAGAAACCAGGGGAGACAG ATCTTTCTCTCCGCCCCACCACTCTGTCCATCCTCTCTGTTCGAGCTGATGATGCGTTGCTGGAGTCGTGACATCGCGGACCGGCCCACTTTTCACAGATTGTATCAGGCCCTGCGAACTTTCGCACCCCACTCATGA